One Molothrus ater isolate BHLD 08-10-18 breed brown headed cowbird chromosome 32, BPBGC_Mater_1.1, whole genome shotgun sequence genomic window carries:
- the CCDC25 gene encoding coiled-coil domain-containing protein 25 isoform X1 encodes MVFYFTSNAAAAVYTIYMGKDKYENEDLIKYGWPEDVWFHVDKLSSAHVYLRLHQGQSMDDIPKEVLSDCAHLVKANSIQGCKLSSVTVVYTPWSNLRKTPDMDVGQIGFHRSKDVRSVTVERRGAEQLRRLERTRVERFPDLAAERECRDREERGRRRMELQEQRREQREEQRRKKEMEELRSYSSLMKAENMSSNQDGNDSDDFM; translated from the exons CAAGGACAAGTACGAGA ACGAGGACCTGATCAAGTACGGGTGGCCCGAGGACGTCTG GTTCCACGTGGATAAACTCTCCTCAGCCCACGTCTACCTGCGGCTGCACCAG GGCCAGAGCATGGATGACATCCCCAAGGAGGTGCTGAGCGACTGCGCCCACCTGGTGAAGGCCAACAGCATCCAAG GCTGCAAGCTGAGCTCGGTCACCGTGGTTTACACGCCCTGGAGCAACCTGCGCAAAACGCCCGACATGGACGTGGGGCAGATCGGCTTCCACCGCAGCAAGGAC GTGCGTTCGGTGACAGtggagcggcgcggggcggAGCAGCTGCGGCGGCTGGAGCGGACGCGCGTGGAGCGGTTCCCGGACCTGGCGGCCGAGCGGGAATGCCGGGACCGGGAGGAGCGGGGGCGGCGCcggatggagctgcaggagcagcgcCGGGAGCAGCGCGAGGAGCAGCGCCGGAAAAAGGAGATGGAGGAGCTCAG GAGCTACTCGTCCCTGATGAAGGCCGAGAACATGTCCTCCAACCAG GACGGGAACGACTCCGACGATTTCATGTGA